In a single window of the Pirellulales bacterium genome:
- the guaA gene encoding glutamine-hydrolyzing GMP synthase — protein MSAQSASPPAASSQLTSRRVLVLDFGSQYAQLIARRVREQHVYCEIVRHDITAARVRELAPLGLILSGGPMSVYEQGAPQCDPGIFQLGIPVLGICYGMQLMCQALGGKVSQAPAREFGRAVCEVTDASDLLAGIHRRTEVWMSHGDQVAAVSDDFYPLARTSTCPLAAIRHKTLPIFGLQFHPEVTHTPQGPTILANFLLQVCGCDASWRIGDFAKETIAGVRQRVGSDRVICGLSGGVDSSVVAALLYEAIGPQLSCILVDNGLLRKDEAHAVIRTFSQHFRTDLHVVKGEERFLAALSGVTEPQEKRRRIGKAFIDCFSAEAHHIQGAKYLAQGTLYPDVIESGAAKDGPAATIKLHHNVGGLPEDLNFELIEPLRDLFKDEVRKLGLELGLPEEIVWRHPFPGPGLAVRCLGEVTQEKLERLRDADAIVVEEIKAAGLYRQTSQVFAVLLPVQSVGVMGDARTYENTVAVRAIETDDFMTADWSHLPYEVLARISTRIINEVRGVNRVVYDISSKPPATIEWE, from the coding sequence ATGAGCGCCCAATCGGCGTCGCCGCCGGCGGCGAGCAGTCAGCTCACCAGCCGGCGCGTGTTGGTCTTGGATTTCGGCTCGCAGTACGCGCAGCTCATTGCCCGCCGCGTCCGCGAGCAGCATGTCTACTGCGAGATCGTGCGCCACGACATCACGGCCGCGCGCGTACGCGAGCTGGCCCCGCTGGGCCTGATCTTGTCGGGCGGGCCGATGAGCGTCTACGAGCAGGGTGCACCCCAGTGCGACCCGGGCATCTTTCAACTCGGCATTCCGGTGCTGGGCATCTGCTACGGCATGCAATTGATGTGTCAGGCACTGGGGGGCAAGGTTTCCCAAGCCCCGGCGCGCGAATTCGGCCGCGCCGTCTGTGAGGTCACCGACGCGAGCGATTTGCTGGCGGGCATCCATCGCCGGACCGAGGTCTGGATGAGTCACGGCGACCAGGTGGCCGCCGTGAGCGACGACTTCTACCCCTTGGCTCGGACTTCGACCTGCCCGCTGGCCGCCATTCGCCACAAAACCTTGCCGATTTTCGGTCTGCAGTTCCATCCCGAGGTGACGCACACGCCGCAGGGCCCGACCATCCTGGCCAACTTCCTGTTGCAGGTGTGCGGCTGCGACGCCTCGTGGCGCATCGGCGACTTTGCCAAGGAGACGATCGCGGGCGTCCGCCAACGGGTCGGCAGCGATCGCGTGATCTGCGGCCTTTCCGGGGGCGTCGATTCATCGGTCGTCGCGGCGCTGCTCTACGAGGCGATTGGCCCGCAATTGTCGTGCATCCTGGTCGACAATGGCTTGCTGCGCAAGGATGAAGCCCACGCAGTGATCCGCACGTTCAGCCAGCACTTCCGCACGGACCTGCACGTCGTCAAGGGCGAGGAACGCTTCCTGGCGGCGCTGTCCGGCGTGACCGAGCCCCAGGAAAAACGCCGCCGCATCGGCAAAGCGTTCATCGATTGCTTCAGCGCCGAGGCCCATCATATTCAGGGCGCGAAGTACCTGGCCCAAGGCACGCTCTACCCCGACGTCATCGAGAGCGGCGCGGCCAAAGACGGCCCCGCGGCGACGATCAAGCTGCACCACAACGTCGGCGGCCTGCCCGAAGACCTGAACTTCGAGCTGATCGAGCCGCTGCGCGATTTGTTCAAGGACGAGGTGCGCAAGCTGGGCCTGGAGCTGGGGCTGCCCGAGGAAATCGTCTGGCGTCATCCGTTCCCCGGCCCCGGACTGGCCGTGCGGTGCCTGGGTGAGGTGACCCAAGAAAAGCTCGAGCGGCTGCGCGACGCCGACGCGATCGTCGTCGAAGAAATCAAGGCGGCCGGGCTCTACCGGCAAACCTCGCAGGTGTTTGCCGTCTTGCTGCCGGTGCAAAGCGTCGGCGTGATGGGCGACGCGCGCACCTATGAAAACACCGTGGCGGTGCGGGCCATCGAGACCGACGATTTCATGACGGCCGATTGGTCGCATCTGCCGTACGAGGTCTTGGCCCGTATTTCGACCCGCATCATCAACGAGGTGCGCGGGGTCAATCGGGTCGTCTACGACATCAGTTCCAAGCCCCCCGCGACGATCGAGTGGGAGTAG
- the surE gene encoding 5'/3'-nucleotidase SurE — protein MHILLTNDDGIYAPGLAALERELAHLGTVDVVAPATEQSGVGHSITFLSPLVVKEVFDGPKRRGWAVEGSPADCVKLGIVEFCDKRPDLVVSGINNGLNAGINVLYSGTVAAAIEGAFFEITSIAVSLEYDEHAQFDRAARLARRVIEQILANQGTRPRLYNLNIPLAALTQPAQLRLVPMGVSRYGEQFERRVDPRGRNYYWATNDPPPPRTAGETDLTALTDGHVTLTPLDFDLTRRDVLAEMGGWNIQFPEMDR, from the coding sequence GTGCACATCCTGCTGACCAATGACGACGGAATCTATGCCCCGGGCTTGGCGGCCCTGGAGCGCGAGCTGGCCCATCTGGGAACGGTCGACGTCGTTGCCCCCGCGACCGAGCAGAGCGGGGTCGGCCATTCGATTACCTTCCTAAGCCCGTTGGTGGTCAAAGAGGTGTTCGACGGGCCCAAACGCCGGGGCTGGGCGGTCGAGGGGAGCCCGGCCGACTGTGTGAAGCTGGGGATCGTCGAGTTCTGCGACAAACGGCCCGATCTGGTCGTCAGCGGGATCAACAACGGCCTCAACGCCGGCATCAACGTGCTCTATTCCGGCACCGTGGCAGCGGCCATCGAGGGGGCTTTTTTCGAGATTACGAGCATCGCCGTGTCGCTCGAATACGACGAGCATGCCCAGTTCGATCGAGCCGCCCGGTTGGCTCGGCGAGTGATCGAGCAGATCCTGGCCAACCAGGGTACTCGCCCGCGGCTGTACAATTTGAACATCCCCCTGGCCGCGCTGACTCAGCCGGCCCAGTTGCGGTTGGTGCCGATGGGCGTCTCGCGCTACGGCGAGCAGTTCGAGCGCCGCGTCGACCCGCGGGGGCGGAACTACTACTGGGCAACGAACGACCCGCCGCCGCCGCGCACCGCGGGCGAGACCGACCTGACCGCCTTGACCGACGGCCACGTAACCTTGACGCCGCTCGATTTCGACCTGACGCGCCGCGACGTGCTGGCCGAGATGGGAGGCTGGAACATCCAGTTTCCGGAGATGGACCGGTGA